The following is a genomic window from Candidatus Methanoperedens sp..
CAGAAAGGGTTATGAAAGGCTTGAGCCGTATGCGGTGAAAGTCGCACGTACGGTTCTTAGAAGAGGGAGAGCGAGTAATCGCTCTTTCTTATTCGGCGTTATCCTGTCCATTTATTGGATGGGCTCATCCTGATCAGAGATAAAAAATCAGAATAATATTATTGCGCATAATTATTAATATAAAAGAAGTATAAGGGCTATTATGAATAATCAAAGTAGCTCAAATTTCTTTTCTGCTCCGGCTATCGGTTTGATAGTAGGCAATCTTGGAGGCGGAAAAGATAAAGAAAAAGGCGGCAGTGGACTTATTGCGCCATTTGGTATCGACCTGGCATTGATGCTTGGCTGGACTTTTGGCATCTTCAAGACTTTCGGATTTACTTTTACTCCCGGTATCGCAATTGGCAGGATGGGTTTTATAGTAGTCTCTGTAGGAATCCACTTTAACAGACGTATCGGGTTCGGAATTGTCATTCCGGTATTCCCTATCTGGGGTTAGACATGAGAAAAAGTGAAATTGTCATTATTGGAATTGTTTTACTATCTTTCGGGATCGGTATCTATGTTTACCCGGAGATGCCAGAAAAAATCGCATCCCACTGGAATGCTCAGGGAGAAGTTGATGGTTATATGTCAAAGTTCTGGGGAATTTTTTTGATGCCAATTATTTCAGTGGGACTGTTTTTGCTTTTCGTAATAATACCCGGGATAGATCCCTATAAGTCAAACATAGAAAAATTTAGAAAATATTATGATAATTTCATTATAGTTATAATTTTATTTTTATTTTATATTTATCTTCTAACTATATTTTGGAATATGGGTTTTAGATACAATATGATTACCCTCTTATCACCGGCTTTTGCAATTTTATTTTATTATTCTGGAGTTTTAATAGAAAATGCCAAAATGAACTGGTTCATTGGTATCAGAACTCCATGGACTTTAAGCAGTGAAAAAGTATGGGATAAAACTCATAAAATAGGTGGTAAGCTTTTTAAAATCGCCGGGATAATTGCCTTTGCAGGAATATTGTT
Proteins encoded in this region:
- a CDS encoding SdpI family protein, which codes for MRKSEIVIIGIVLLSFGIGIYVYPEMPEKIASHWNAQGEVDGYMSKFWGIFLMPIISVGLFLLFVIIPGIDPYKSNIEKFRKYYDNFIIVIILFLFYIYLLTIFWNMGFRYNMITLLSPAFAILFYYSGVLIENAKMNWFIGIRTPWTLSSEKVWDKTHKIGGKLFKIAGIIAFAGILFQSYAIFFILVPILSAVIYLVIFSYIEYQKETK